Part of the Caballeronia sp. SL2Y3 genome is shown below.
CCCAGCCGAGCCGGTTCGGCAGCGCGCCGAGCAGCAGGTTCTCGGACACCGTCAGGTCCGGCACGTACTGCAATTCCTGGTGGATCACCGCGATCCCCGATGCAATCGAAGCCGCGGCGCTCCCGAAATGCACTTCTTTCTCGTCGATGAGCACGCGCCCAGAATCGGGCTGATACTCGCCGCCGAGAATCTTGAGCAAGGTCGATTTACCCGCGCCGTTCTCGCCCATCAAACCGTGAACTTCGCCGGCATTGACGTCGAACGACACGCCGTCGAGCGCGCGCACGCCTGGAAACACCTTGCCGATATTGTCAAAACGCAGCGTCGCTGACACATCGCCTCCTTGTTCTGCGGCGGGCCGCGCTGTCATGCGGCCCGCCTGCCCGATGGATTTAGTTCGACGCCAGGCCCATTTGCTGACGCACCGACGACACGTTCTCGCGCGTGGCGAGCATGCCCGTGGTGAGCGTGAGCGGCGGCGGCGCCTTGCCGTCCTTGATCCACGCGTACATCAGTTCGGAGGTCTCTTCGCCGTGACGCTTCGGGCTGATGATGACCGTGCCGAAGAAGCCCGTCGGGTTCGGCTTCTTGAACTCGTTCAACGCCGAATCCGAGCCGCCGATACCGATGCCGATCATGTTGTCCGCCTTGAAGCCGCGGCCTTCCGCCGCGCGCACCGCGCCGAGCACGGCTTCGTCGTTCAGACCGTAGGCGACCCAGTGCTTGAACTGCGGGTTTTTCGTGAGCGCGATGTTCGCCGCGTTGAACGCGTTCTCCGTGTCGGTCTTCGCTTGCGGCGCGGCGATCACGTTCGCCTTCGGGAAACCGGCGGCGAGAAGCGCGTCGGTCGCGCCGCTCGTGCGGTCATGCGCGGTCGGCAACTGCTCGTAAGTCACGTCGATTGCGCCGACATCCTTCATGTCCCAGCCGCGCTTCTTGATTTCGGCGGCGATGCCGTCGCCCACCTGCTTGCCGATGTTGTAGGCCGAAATGCCCATGTGCGGCACCGACTCGATCGGCTTGCCGGAACCATCGACGAGGCGGTCATCCACCGTCATCATCTTCAGCTTGTCGGCCTTCGCCTTCGCGACGATGCCCGGCCCGAGCTTCACGTCCGGCGTGCAGATGATGAAAC
Proteins encoded:
- a CDS encoding arabinose ABC transporter substrate-binding protein, giving the protein MKRRLFLTLIAAATATSATMIAAPVAQAADDIKIGFLVKQPEEPWFQDEWKFAETAAKEKGFTLVKIGAPSGEKVMSAIDNLAAQKAQGFIICTPDVKLGPGIVAKAKADKLKMMTVDDRLVDGSGKPIESVPHMGISAYNIGKQVGDGIAAEIKKRGWDMKDVGAIDVTYEQLPTAHDRTSGATDALLAAGFPKANVIAAPQAKTDTENAFNAANIALTKNPQFKHWVAYGLNDEAVLGAVRAAEGRGFKADNMIGIGIGGSDSALNEFKKPNPTGFFGTVIISPKRHGEETSELMYAWIKDGKAPPPLTLTTGMLATRENVSSVRQQMGLASN